CGACCTCCAGGTACGCGCCCTTGCGGCCCGGCTGGATGAACTCGAAGGAACCGGTGCGGGTCCAGGCCTCATAGCGGTCGACGCCCAGTCGCTGCATGACCAGCGTGCCGAACAGCACGTCGGTCATGGAAAACAGCGTGCCGCCGAACGCGGCGCCGTGCATGTTCGCGTTGAGGCGGGTGAGGCGCAGTTCCAGCCGGCCGAGCGACCAGTCGTCGGCGATGCGCGTGATGCGGATGCCCATGGCGACCAGCGGCGGCCATGCGTTGAGCACGTGCCGCAGTCGGTTGGGGGTCAGCGACTTCCCCGCGGCGTTGACGATGATGCGGCGGAAGGATGGTCCCTTTTTCATGAGTATTCACCCTAGGCGGCGGGGCATCCGGCCGTGGCGGCGGGGCGAAAAAGGGCTGGAAATAAAATCTGGAAATAAAATCAGTGGACGCGCGGCGCTTCGCCGAGGTCCGTGAGCACCACGAGGATCCGCTCGCGCAGATCGTCGCGGAGACGGCGGTAGCGCTCGACGCCGCGGACGCCGTCGGTTGCCGGATCGCGCAGCTCCCAGCGCTGCGTGTCGACGTCGGGGGCGACGTGATCGGTCACGTCGATGTCGCCGAGGACCACCACGATGTCGGCGCGGTCCGCCAGCGAGGGGGTCATCTGCAACGGGTCGCCGTCGCAGCGCGCCCCGAGTTCGGCGCACGCCCGGCGCGCGTCCTCGTCGACGCCGCGGTCATCCGGATCGACGTCGATGCCGGCCGAGATCACCGTGACGGCGGGGGCGACGCGGCGCGTCAGCCCTTCGGCCATGCGCGACATCCCCATGTTCGACCCGCTGACGTACAGGATCACCGACATTTCCGCACCCTTCCTTCCGCTTCCCCGTGTGCGCGGGTTTCACCGCGATGGCGACGGCGGGGACGGAGCCTCCGGGCGGCTCGTGAACGCCCCCTCCAACATCACCCCCAGCATAGGTGGTTTTGCCGTGGGGAGCACCCGGCGAACGGGGGCGGTCAGGGGGCCGCGGACCAGAGCGTGACGACGGACCCGTCGTCGCCGGTGCAGCGCAGCACCTTTTCGGCCACCGGGCGGCAGCGGTAGGTGCGGCCCGCCGCCTCGACGTCGCGTTCGGTGCCCAGCAGATCCTCCCCGCGGTTGGCCAGCACCAGCGCGCCCATCACCCGGAGCGCGTCGGCGCACAGGCGGTCCGATTCGGCGCGCGTGGCGTCCGCGTCGGCGCCCTCGGACAGCGTCACGCCGATGTGGCTCATGCCGAAGCCGTTGCCGGTGGCGCACACCAGGACGTCCTCGCCCTCGATCTCGATGACGTCGCCGCGCAGGGCGAATCCGGTGCGGCCGCCGCTGCCGCGCGCCGCGCCGGGATCCGGTGCGGCCGTCGTTTCGCCCGCGGCGTCGCCCGGGTCGCCGGCAGCCTGGCCGGACTCGCGCGGGCCGGCTTCTCCCCGGCCGGCCTCTCCCGGCGCAGCGGAATCCTCGGCGCCGGCACTTTCGTCGCCGCCCGCGGACGACGGCCCCGACGACGACGATCCCGGCAGGGACCCCGGCAGGGAAGACCCGAACAGCGCCGACCGGTAATCGACCTCGGCGGCGCGATCATCGCCGCCCGCGGACTGCTGCCCGGCGGCCACCCCCGCGAAGAAGCCGCCGCCGACGAGCACCATCACGCCGGCCACGGCCCCGACGGCCGCGCGCACTCTGCGGCGCCGCCCGCCATCATGCCCCGCCGCTGCGGGGATGACCGTGGACTGCCTGGCGATCGTGTGGTCCGACATGCGTGCTCCCGGTGTTGCGTCTTGAGCGGGCGCCGGGGTGGGGCGCCCAATCGAGCACGCACCATATTACTCCAAAACTGCAACGGAAGGGACTCGAGTGACGTATGTGACCAATGGGAATGCCCCCGGTGCCGGATCCGAAGACCCTGCACCGGGGGCGGTGGGCGTCGCAAAGCCGGAGACTAGTCCTTTTCCCAGTACTCGCGCTCGCGGCGCATCTCCACCGGCGCCGAGGGATCGGTCTCGGTCTCCGGGCGCGCGAGCTCGCTGTTGCGCAGCTCCACGCGGCGGATCTTGCCCGACGCGGTCTTCGGCAGATCGTCCGCGAACTCGAGGCGGCGGACGCGCTTGAAGCCGGCGAGGCGGTCCGCGGTGTGCGCCATGATCGACTTCGCGGTCTCGAGCGACTCCTCCGCGCCGGCGGCGAGTCGGACGACGCCCTTCGGCACCGCCAGGCGCAGCGGGTCCGGCGACGGAATGACCGCGGCCTCCGCCACCGCCGGGTGCTCCAGCAGCACGGACTCCAGCTCGAACGGCGAGATGCGGTAGTCGGACGCCTTGAACACGTCGTCGATGCGGCCCTCGAAGGTGATGTAGCCGTCCTCGTCGCGGATGCCGCGGTCGCCCGTGTGGTAGTGCCCGTCGAACATGACGGCGCCCGTCTTGTCCGCGTCCTCGTGGTAGCCCGGCGTCAGGAACAGCGGATGGCCGTCCATGACCACGCAGATCTCGCCGTCGTCGACGAGCTCGCCGGTCTCCGGGTCCACCAGCACGATGTCGACGCCCGGGCAGGGCCGGCCCATCGAACCGGGGCGCACGGTCTGGCCCGGCGAGTTGCACACCAGGGCGGTGGTCTCCGTCTGGCCGTAGCCGTCGCGGATGGTGACGCCCCAATCCTCCTCCACGCGCGAGATGACCTCGGGGTTCAGCGGCTCACCGGCGCCGAGCGCCTCGCGCGGCACCCGCGACATGCCGGTCATGTCCGCCTGGATGAGCATGCGCCACACCGTCGGCGGGGCGCAGAACGTGTCCACGCCGCAGCGATCGAGCTGGCCCATCAGCGCGCCGGCGTCGAAGCGGTCGGTGTTGTAGATGAAGATGCACGCCTCCGCGGACCACGGCGCGAACACCTGCGACCACGAGTGCTTGGCCCAGCCCGGCTGCGAGATGGACATGTGCACGTCGCCGGGCTGCACGCCCAACCAGTACATGGTGGTCAGCGTGCCCACCGGGTAGCTGGCGTGGGTGTGGGCGACCAGCTTCGGCTTCGAGGTGGTGCCGGAGGTGAAGTACAGCAGCAGCAGGTCGCCGGGGCGGGTCGGGCCGTCGGCCTCGAACTCGTCGGACGACAGGTAGGCGTCGTGGAAGTTGTGCACCGGGATGGAGGGCATGCGGCCGTCGCCGGTGACGGGCTCCTCGTCTTCGTCGGCGGCCAGGAGGATGACGTCGTCGTCCTCGGCGACGTCGGCGAAACGGTCCAGGTAGCGGCGGGAGGTGACCACCATCTTGATCCGCGCGCGCTCGAGGCGCTCCGGGGTTTCGGCGGCGGGCAGCTGGATGGAGGCGGGGCTGACCACGGCGCCGAGCTTCATGGCGGCCAGCAGCGTCTCCCACAGCTCCACCTGGTTGTCGAGCATGAGCATGATGCGGTCGCCGCGCCCGATGCCCATGGAGCGCAGGTGGTTGGCCACGCGGTTGGAGCGCCGGCGCATGAGGTCGAAGGAGTAGATGGCCTCGGAGCCGTCGGGCTCGACGATCCACAGGGCCGGCTCGGGGTTGTGGTACGCGATGACGTCGAACCAGTTGAGCGCCCAGTTGAAGTCCTTCAGCTCCGGCCATTCGAACGCCTCGCGGGCGCCCTCGTAGTCGGTGCGGGTGGCCAGGAGGGTGTCGCGGGCGGCGCGGAACGCCTCGCTGTCGCGGGTGTGGCCCGGGGTGCTCAGGCGCGCGTCGTCCTGCTGCAGCGTCTGCACCCGCTTGGGGTGCGGCGGGTGGTGCGGGGCGCCGGGATGGACGGTGCGGTCGAGGCCGGGGGCGGGGGTGACGGGAGCGTTCATGTCGGGTCCTTGTGCGTTGGAGACGTCGGGGTCGTCGTGGCCCGCGATCGTGGCGGGGATCACCGGTGTTGCGTGGGTCACAGTATTTCGTGAATCTCCATTAACTCGCAAGGTTTCCCCGCCGAAACGCTTCCGGGGGTGAATCGTCATTCATCGAACGCGGACAAAGTGGCCCAGGTCACAAGCATTTGGCTTTGCGACGCCCACGTGGCCGCGGGGGTGGCCGGCAACCCGGTGGCGACCGGAGCCCCGACCACGCCAAAGGCCCGGCGCCGCCCGCGATGGGGCGGCGCCGGGCCTCGGGAGTCCACGGGGTGAGGTACGGGAATGCGCTCAGCAATCCGAATCGAAGTAGCCGTATGGGTATGCGTCGAACAAGCCCGGATGGATGCGCCCCAGCAATGCGGCGGTTTC
This genomic stretch from Corynebacterium hansenii harbors:
- a CDS encoding AMP-binding protein; amino-acid sequence: MTHATPVIPATIAGHDDPDVSNAQGPDMNAPVTPAPGLDRTVHPGAPHHPPHPKRVQTLQQDDARLSTPGHTRDSEAFRAARDTLLATRTDYEGAREAFEWPELKDFNWALNWFDVIAYHNPEPALWIVEPDGSEAIYSFDLMRRRSNRVANHLRSMGIGRGDRIMLMLDNQVELWETLLAAMKLGAVVSPASIQLPAAETPERLERARIKMVVTSRRYLDRFADVAEDDDVILLAADEDEEPVTGDGRMPSIPVHNFHDAYLSSDEFEADGPTRPGDLLLLYFTSGTTSKPKLVAHTHASYPVGTLTTMYWLGVQPGDVHMSISQPGWAKHSWSQVFAPWSAEACIFIYNTDRFDAGALMGQLDRCGVDTFCAPPTVWRMLIQADMTGMSRVPREALGAGEPLNPEVISRVEEDWGVTIRDGYGQTETTALVCNSPGQTVRPGSMGRPCPGVDIVLVDPETGELVDDGEICVVMDGHPLFLTPGYHEDADKTGAVMFDGHYHTGDRGIRDEDGYITFEGRIDDVFKASDYRISPFELESVLLEHPAVAEAAVIPSPDPLRLAVPKGVVRLAAGAEESLETAKSIMAHTADRLAGFKRVRRLEFADDLPKTASGKIRRVELRNSELARPETETDPSAPVEMRREREYWEKD
- a CDS encoding low molecular weight phosphatase family protein — translated: MSVILYVSGSNMGMSRMAEGLTRRVAPAVTVISAGIDVDPDDRGVDEDARRACAELGARCDGDPLQMTPSLADRADIVVVLGDIDVTDHVAPDVDTQRWELRDPATDGVRGVERYRRLRDDLRERILVVLTDLGEAPRVH